Part of the Vigna angularis cultivar LongXiaoDou No.4 chromosome 1, ASM1680809v1, whole genome shotgun sequence genome, TAAAGCTTCAAATTTccttcatcaaattttaatgaGCTTTAAACTGttttcccaaaaaaaaaatagagatcataaacacaaatatttgaaatgaaaataagaagGAATACACCTTTTTAAAGGAAAATGTGTCGTGTTGTAAAATAAacatcttataatataaaatactaaataattttacattaagaaaaaaagtatttaataaaaattgaaaaaaaattctaattaatataaatattttttaataatttatttaacccatttttatttaactaaataatgaacaaatagtttatattttttatttggtattTATTCAgccagtattttttttttattttttatttattgcattTAGTCCATAAGAGATTGAATGGCAATCCACTCAGCAGTGCAATCCAATAAGTAGTTAAATAATcagaaaaagaatatataacaaGTAATGAAATTTTTGTTGGGCCTCAAAGCCCGGACAAAATGGATAATCTTTTATTTGAAGAAAAGTAGTTTTGTAAAATGACAATCATGTCCCTTCATTTTAATACaattctaaatttataataaataaaccaaaaataacTCAATGGTCCATTtatgatttataaataatatatattagaaaatgaaTCACCCAATGACTCTATGACTCTTTCATGAAAGATCATCTAACTCATTCATTAACCTCTCTTTATAGATAGATATCCAactcattaatttaaaatatgatatattttctttccaaaacattttttttttgtaaaataaaattaatatgtgtACCTTCTCGCAAGTTGCATCcaaatacaatattttatgtaataaataaattataaaatatattgaacgGTTCGTCATCCAtctaataataaatcataattcATGCTAACTAATTCATTAATTATGATTATTGCTGTCGTTGGATAAATTATTAAGTTTGTATGTCAATGTAttccaaaatgaaattaaatgtaAGATAAACATCTCTTATTCTGAAATTCATGTGAAAATGCACAAACCTCTCTCTATTGCTTCGACAAAAAAAAAGAACGTAGTGCCTCTTAAGTTTGTTTTATTGtgttatttaaaaagaaaatagatttttttattaataatatcaaataaaatctaTGTAGTACTTTTTATATTAGATTCAGTGTTGTACTTGTGTTTTTTGGTGACATGTAgctcttgttttgtttttggtgaCATATGTACTTGACCCAAAAAATCAAcctaatgtttttttatcaaattttttaaacttcTATATGTATATGGATAAACATTGGAACAATAATTCAAGTGAGAAAACATTCTTCAATAAACATTGTAAAATTGATGaatacaaacaattttttttagtgcATTATTATCGACCTTGGAAAATACTAAACATGGAAGAAAAATCAACTAAAGAAACTAGTCCATCACATggaaaattcaataataataaaaaaaaaaaagactagcCACTCACTCTGACAGGAACATCAATCATTAGATTAAGCATTGAGCATTTGTTACAAAATTTGCCCTTTTCATACAAGGTTTTGTGGGGTTTTAGGATTATGTGGTGCTGAATCCCCCACAGTATGTTGGTGGCTAACAGAAGGAATTTAACTAAATCTGGTCTTCCATgatatacataatttattccTTACAGCAGTACAAAAATGAATGTGCagtgaaataaaagaaaagttgaatgtatatatatacactatGTTTTAATTGAGAGATCTTTGAGCTGCTGAGGATCGACCTCAGAAGGTGATCTGGTTAGGGCACACTGTGCAGTGGTTGTTTTTGGAAAAGCAATGACATCTCTGATGGAATTAGCACCAGCCAACAGCATAACCAATCTGTCCAAACCATAAGCTATGCCACCTACACAacaattattaatgaattaactaactaactaactaactaactaactcATTCTATAAACTGTTTTCAGAATCACCATACCATGTGGTGGAGCTCCCATGTCAAGTGCTTCCAGAAGATATCCAAACTTTGCTTCAGCCTGAAACAAATCACATGCCAGTTATATGGTTGTACGTGTACATACTGCTGCCAAATTATCAGagaaataatatacaaaataaatgaaGATAACAAAGTCATAGTTATCCAACCTGCTCCATTGAGATGCCAACAATTTCCAAAACCTTTTGTTGTATGTCACGTTTATAAATTCTCAGACTTCCCCCACCAATCTGGCAAAAAAATAGGCACAAACTGATAATACTGTTACTAACACAGATTTCAGTGGTCAAATCATCACTGTCACAGCTTATAGAGAGAGGAAAGTACAGAAATGAATCTCAAATACCTCCACCCCATTGTAAACCATGTCATAAGCCAAAGCACGAGCAGATGCAAGGTCATTCATGTCTTCAGGATTTGGTGCAGTAAAAGGATGATGAAGAGCCTGCATTAAACCATatttaagaataataacaaaaaacagAAATGATGTTATGTACCCCCAGACACTTTACTTGGACATAGCATATTTTCCccaatatcaaaatatcaagcACAAAGTACAGGCCCTCCTGTTgaattattattcaattattcaGTTCTTTGTTGATGAGAAGAAAATTGCTAATTCACACATTGACATAATTTCAAAGAGAGAGGATCAGCAAAGATTatattgagaaagaaaaatcacacaattTCAGAAATAGACATTAATAATGTTGAAGAATACACTGTCAGTTGCTATTTAAAGAACAGACCTCGAGTCTCTGCTCTGGATCATTCCACTCAAACATTGGAAAATCAGTTATCCACAAAATTGAATGCCTGTCCTagaaactcaaacaaaaataacaaaataatgttaagagaaagaaatagctGAGAAAGAGCACcttttttctctaaaaaaacACTAACTTACATGGTCAATCAAACCTAGGTCATGGGCCACATAAACTCTCAGACGGTCTAAAGTTTTATTTACAGAGGCATGATGACCCACTGCAAATAGAATGAGGTCACTTGGTCCTGCAGAGCATCGCCTTAATAAATTCTCTCTAGTTGTAGGGTCCATACTTGATACTAAAGCAGAAATTCCCTCCAGGTTCCCTAAAATCAAAGGTTAACACCacagaaaatgaaatataataaatatctctcaaaaacaaaaataaattattaatagcAAAATTATCTTTTACCATCATCCAAGACCTTAAGAAAGGGTAAACCCTTTGCACCAGATTTGAGTGCTTCACTGTAAATGTCACCCTTCTTAAGAGCTGAATTTGAGTACTTTTTTGTACCAGAAGGTACACAAAACACTTTGATAACTCCCCCACTTTCTAAGGAATCAGAGAAAACCTTGAACGAAGAACCTGAGAAAATGTCAGATACCTGCAGGTCCGGAAAAATCATATTACACCAAGAATCCTTAAGAAGCAAATATAGGTATCTACTGCAATACAGGACAACGGAAAGATATAACAATTATCAAATCAAAGAGAATACAGACACAAAATAGAGGACTGTCGACAAACAACTACCGTTCACAAGACACTACAAAGTGCAATGGAGAAGGTGAAAGATAGATCATTACATCTTTTAACTCAAGATCAAATCTGGTATCTGGCCGGTCTGAACCATATCTACTCATTGCTTCAGCATATGTAAGCCTAGGAAAAGAATTTGGTAACTCAACCCCCTTAATTTCAAAGAAAACCTGCAACAAATGTGCCCTATTTACACTTAGCACATTGATTAGCAAATgagagaaaatggaaacaaagaaaatcaagaaaagagaaaatactaAAATTCATCAGGTTGTTTGGCTTGCAAGAAAAAGTGGAGAAAGAAAATGGGAATtgtcatttttgttgtttgttctaAGAGAAATAAGGGAATGATGAAAACTATAATTTGACAAATGACATCGGTGCTACTTTCCAGCAACTTTACTAGTGCAggttaaaaaaattcatcaattgCTAAATTTAAAAATCCATCATCATACCAAACtagcaaaaaataaatatatcaactGATATAACCAAATTTTGGATGTAAAGGACTTCTGATCGCATCGGGTACACCAACAAAAAGGGTTACTGaggttagtaaaataataaattatgaatgtCAATCAAAGACTTGAGCTTATGTGACTCACACTCCACCACTTAAAGTTCATTTGGGTCACCATCCAGCACCTCACTGTGAACTAGAAGATGCTGgtttaattagaaaatttagGAGGCGGGACTCACCctaagattttcttttctttcacttttctaTGATAAACCTAATAAGCTAAAATGAGCTTTTcgttttctcatctttttctttcttgttttcttctaaATCAAATAGTACATAAGTACTAAGTATATATTCTAATATTGGAGATGAATAACTTTAAAACAGAAAACACATTTTCTCCCCAAACAATCTGCCAATTGGCACACTCTTCCACGAAACCATCCTCAATTACTCACCAATTAgtaatataatccaaaatttAGCCATCTTTATGTAAAACCacatacataaaatatctttatcCAAAAAGTTTAGCTTAAAAAACTAATGTACCCAAGGACAAGAAGGTTCCTTGCCATACAAATGTATAAGAAAGGGTCATTTAACACAGCCTTACCATTACATAATCAAAGAGGTTGTTCTTGGATTCAAACCCATGACCAACTGATCATCGAGGCACAACTTAACCACTGCGACAGAATTTGCCTTTAAAAAATCGGCTTACTAAAGCAGAATTTTAGTTGGAGAAATAAAAGAAGCTCTTAATAAGATGGATAATGACAAAGTAGTTGCCATTGATAATGTTCCTGTTGAAGTTTAGAAATATACTGAAGAACAAGGTATCATTTTGCTAGACAAGCTATTTAATGAGATTTTTAGATCAACGAACAATGTGATGTTTTTCCACTTAAATTTGTCTTCAATAACGGATTCCCTTCTATTTATATACCTTATTACTCTGCTCGAAATTTCCACCTCAAATAACGATAAGTCCCaagtttcaaaatattttataagccGTTGTTACAGAGGTCTCATTACAAATAGTATAGCCTAACCTTTCTAATGAGTTCTTCATTAAGTTTCAACATATCCTCGTAAGGAGTAAAGGCCATTTCCATATCTAGCTGTGTGAACTCAGGTTGTCTGTCAGCTCTTAAATCTTCATCACGAAAACATCTGCAAAACATAAATTGCATTTGATCCAAACAGAAAAGTCACATGCATGATAGTTGCTTCAATTTTACATCTGGTATGGCTTACAGAAATAAATATTGTGTCTTCTTAGTTTATATAGTCACTTCAAGAAATGCTTATTTTTATAGTGAAGAAGCACTACATGTGGGATAATAACATATTCTCATAAAGGAAGccaaacataagaaaaaaatattacctTGCAACCTGATAATATTTATCAAAACCAGCTACCATTAGCATTTGCTTAAATAGCTGAGGACTTTGTGGCAAGGCATAGAATGTTCCTGGCTTCATAATTCATGTGATCGTGAATCAACAAAACTATATCAAGTGGCTcacaaaaaatacataaaaaaggCTTATATTGATTTTCAAATTACTCTTTACAATGCTCAAAGATGTTACTCCAgtagaataaaattattcagTAGCACAATGCAGACAAATAGCCAACACAGCTATTGTTTGAGAACTTTCAATCATGTTTTTCACTACCATAACATAAAAACTTAATTGCAAGGACATGAGGATGGATATAtgacattttaaaaaacaattaataaaacaacATCAGAAACTATGAAGGGCAAGGAATGCTTCGAACTGAGTGTTTTCCTGTTTGCATTCAGAGAGCAAACAACACAGAGCATAGCCAGAAAGACTGCAAGAGCACATCTGCACATTACTATAATGCGTATGTCTTGGAAAACAGGAAAGTGACTCGCAGTCATGGTATCACTGTCAAGTGATGCCACCAGAGCATTGCTCCATGAGGATGAGAGGAGAGGTGAACCGGCTCTGTCTAGATTACTAGGATAAAAGTCGCAGGGGGGTGGACTTGGTCTGACAGAAGCTAAATTGAGATTGTCTCACTCTACTGACAGGACAGGACCAATACTTAAGTTCCAAACTGGTGTTAGATTTCAGCTTTAAACCAATTGCCATTAAAGTCAAGTTGCCCAGCACTGCCAAACCAGGCACTTCTCTGAGCTATAggctctaataccatgttagATTTCAACTTAAAACCAATTGGCATTGAGTGAAGTTGTGCAATATGTATATATGCCGCACTCCAAAACTTGAACCAGATGAGCTGGGACTTCCCAACACTAGACTGCCAATATTTTTAGAGAAATCTAACACTAGATTGTCCAAACTGTACACCCTTATTGCTGACCAGGAGAAACCCAActgatttaaaatattacatggACAAATTTTATGATCATAATCTCGAGCaacaaaaagataaactaaTAATATCATGCATGAGTTGAAAAGATACAAATACCTGGATTCTTGATGGAACTAAATAATCCCGGGCACCTTCTGGAGTGGATCTAGACAGTATTGGAGTTTCAATCTATCTTATGACCAAAAAAGGCAAGATGAACACAGGATATCAAATACCAAACCACAAAGAACAGCAGGGGCGAGAAATACAATTAcaaaatgaagagagaaaataacTTAAGTGATGAACTCATAGGATAGTACCTCCACAAAACCATGAACATCTTCTAAATATCTTCGAATGAGTTTAACTACTTTATGTCGCAGCAATATGTTGAAATTCATTTGTTGCCGCCTCAGGTCAAGACACCGGTATCTGTAAAAAGATTTATAAGCAATAGATCTCCCATATAGACATACAAGAAACAGTGATGAATAGGTATAATGAAAAAAACTTGGATGGTTCCACCAAAAAATTCTTTCATTTCGTTGTACAAAAGCTAaagataaatcaaatatttgataactaaataaattactttCAAGCGTGCAAATTTAGACCATAAAACTAACAGGAGAATTCCTTGAAGACCTAAACCCCATAAAAGTAAATGCACCAACAATGTGACTcgagaaaattaaagaataaaagttattttccATCAGATTGACgagtaaaaataataagattctAATCATTACCAAACTCTATAAGAAACCGACcaacataaataaatacaaataagcAATTGTGAGTATCATGTAACTTGACAGCTAGTTACCTCAAACGGATTTCTTCTTTAAGAGAATCTTTTGCATCATCTGCCGTAGTAACCAAGAATGGTAACTTTGAATTTACAGAGTTTAGCACTTGAACTCTACGAGCAGCAACCtgatacacacacatatatataaatcaaaagtggttgatataaataaatagaacattccaaacaaaaaagaaaaaaacagatCTTCAGAGTTCAGAAACCAATCACTTCTGTACAAAGCATTTATTCACAGAATAACAAGCAAGGAACATGGAGAAGTGTTggagaaaataaataagttaataagTAAAGAgctttcatatataaaataaaatctttaggAAACAAATTGTTACCAATTCAATACCAAAATGAAATTTACCCTTATTAATAATATGTACCTCGATGGAACCTGTTTTCATCTTCTTGTTGATTGACTCGCTTGGCCTAGACCTGACAACACCGTCAATGGCAACTACGTACTCAAGCCTCAGGTCATTGATAGCAGAATGGGCATCTGGAAATTCATCTGGAAGGGTTGTTACCTGAAATTCAAGCCTATTTAGAATAAACACCAAGTACAGTTACAAACAACAGTAAAGTAGTAAATGCATAAcagaaaattacaaaagaagCATAGGTAATACAAAAACTTTTTTGAAATGAATGAGGCTGAGTAAACATGCCGGTGCCAATAAAACTCCAAGGAAAAAATGCTGAAGAAAACCAACTATTCGAAAACAGGCAAGTACCTGAACAATTCCACTGTGGTCTCTGAGATTAAGAAATGTGAGGCCACCATGGACTCTGTGAAGGGCAACCCAACCACAAAGCTGGACCCTTTTTCCCACATCATTTGAAGACAATTCACCACATAATGCAGTCCTGTTGATCCACTCAAGGGATTCAGTGAGGGCCAAAGGTGGCTTAGCATTGGAAGTGAGTATTTCAGAAGCAGAAGGAAGTGGCTGTGTTGAAGGGGTTGTGGAGGCAGAAACGGAAAACACTGTTCTGGTTCTGGAAAGTGGCAATAGAACTGTGTTGGAAACTCTGCATAGAAAAACTAAAGATGGTCTGGTGCGGGAGGTCATCAAAGGCAGAGCTTTAAGGAACAGGGACATGGTTGTTGATTTTTGtgattatgaaataaaaattagataacGGTCACCCAGTAACGAATTTTCCTTGAGAACCCGTTGAAAGTTCAGATTCAAACAAAAGATTCAGACTTTTAGAGGAAACAGattggaaaacaaaaataaaaaattgagaattcgaaaaaaagaaaaacactcaAATTTGAGCTAAGAGGAATAGCTACTCCCGCAGAACATAATGGGTGAAGACTGTGAATGGAGGAAAAAGAATAACTGTCGTGTGTCCATTACCAGAAGAtgaggaaaaagaaagattaaGTACGGTAGAACATAATAGAGCAAAGCAAACTGCCAGGAGAGGGAGATAACAGATGAGAGATTCTTTCACCTAAATGACCCAATTTCAAGATATCGATTGGGCTCCCATGTGAAAAAAGGGCTCGTGTCGTGATGGTTCAATATTTCcatttctttctgcaccccatAGTTTCTATCTATACCCAATATTTTCCATGTATACCCTGTGAGACTGGTTAAAAAAGTAAACTACAACAAGTGGAGTGCAGGAAGCAATTTCCCTTAATATATAGACAAGGGCCCTAATAGAACGGGCCTAATAGGTATTTTGGAGTTGTTTAGGATAAGGAATGTGTTTGAGCCTACCTTCGAGAATGCaagagaaatattttttagcagtctggttttaattttataattaccttcgtaaataattatttctgTTTCAATATGTTTGTTTTCATGGATTTAATATACTAATTGCAAAACCATCTTTACTAGTTTGGTCTTACTTTCATCCTCtttatatatgttgaatatGTAAGTGGAATATGACCTCAGCAAGCTACGTGTGATAGTCCAAATGATAAATagtgatttaatttaattaaatgaaattatattaaaataataactactAACTAATTactaaaacgaaaaaaaaaaatatcatgagGTATTGtgaaccctaaaataaaatattgcgGACATCTTCCATCATTTGTTGCTTGAAATAATCATATTGTGTTTGGATTAGGGATGCAAATCTTGTACAGATGAGAAACGTGCGCCGCAAATAATACAAACATTATAATTATACAACAATGTGGCACTGCTTCCGTTTtctcaatttaaattattaatattaattatttcgttcgaaataaataaaaaacagagtagtgtataaaatatttaatttctatacaaatttaatatacaaaaatttatatttccaaaTAATACAACATGATATGATTTCTAACGTAActattgcaaaagaaaatatgtCACGTATACAATAGATtcgaaaacaatttttttttaggctttgaaactttaagaaaaataatggaaaaaaaataatttttataagtaggagtttattaaaaaaattgagaaattttaAATGCAGatcacaaacaaaatttatttatcagtGTGGATTATTTGAACACATGTCATTGAACTAATTTCCTCAATATAGTCATTCTCAAAATTCACAAGAAATTTGTAGAAATTGAGGTGTAACTGAGGTCTTTGATTTTTGACACAGATTCTCTTCCACAAAAGCAACACgtgctttaaaatttatttacaatatgGATGTATGTATTCAATATTTACTCACATTAAATAAAAGCTTATACGAtagaataatgatactttaataatattttttaacaatattttaacatcatatacgtgttattatataattaattcaaaattactctacaattaataataataattataaacatcgGATCAATCACAAAATGAAACGTAAAtagtgttaaaatattgtcaaaagtATCAAAATCTTATACAATAAATACATAAGAGAATGATGAAATCAAAGTGTAATGATTAAGAAAAGAACATAACAGATGATTGGGGAGAGTGATTAGGACTGTTGTGAACATCCGTGAAGCAAGCAGCAGGTACCAGAATGTGGCTACTATCTTTGCGCATGGAgacatataaataaaagttatttgaataaattatagTAACAGTGAGTTGGTCTCGTGAACCCTTGTTTTTATGTATGGTTTTTGTGGTTAAATAGGTACGTGGGATGTTGGTGATTTTTTTGTCTCATTCCCATTTTGGCAGCAGATTTGCTTCTAGTCTTTTCATCTCACGTTAATTCCAAAACCCACAAATGAAATAGGAATATCCAATCAATGAAATATGCCAAACAATTTTCTTAACCCTCTCTGCACCCGCCACTCTCCTTTCTGCTTTCATTTGCGTGCTCATCAACCATTCAATCATGCCATGAACGACACAAATGTTGCCTACTATGCTTCAAACTCTTACActcattcacatttttttttgccTTATTATATAGGAATATATAATCTCGATCTTTTTGCATTTAtctctttcaaattttaagttttacgTTGCCAAAACAAACACTGTCACTTAGATGTAGGAGTGAATCTATTTAAAGAAAACTAATAATCAACTCACTCAAGCTTTTGATTGAGTATGTAGTTTATGCAAACTCAATGTTTAAGGTATTATTGAAAGTTTTCTATGACCAGCGATAACGTAAATTTAGAATATagatacaaattttaattaataaattgattttatgggattaaattatgtttaaaattattttttaatatagtattaaatgtttaattgtCGTTGGATCATCAGTTAATGTTTAGTCTCACACATTCTTGATGTAAATGAGATGTGGTGAAAGTTTTATATtcgttaatcaattt contains:
- the LOC108323158 gene encoding aspartate--tRNA ligase, chloroplastic/mitochondrial isoform X1; this translates as MSLFLKALPLMTSRTRPSLVFLCRVSNTVLLPLSRTRTVFSVSASTTPSTQPLPSASEILTSNAKPPLALTESLEWINRTALCGELSSNDVGKRVQLCGWVALHRVHGGLTFLNLRDHSGIVQVTTLPDEFPDAHSAINDLRLEYVVAIDGVVRSRPSESINKKMKTGSIEVAARRVQVLNSVNSKLPFLVTTADDAKDSLKEEIRLRYRCLDLRRQQMNFNILLRHKVVKLIRRYLEDVHGFVEIETPILSRSTPEGARDYLVPSRIQPGTFYALPQSPQLFKQMLMVAGFDKYYQVARCFRDEDLRADRQPEFTQLDMEMAFTPYEDMLKLNEELIRKVFFEIKGVELPNSFPRLTYAEAMSRYGSDRPDTRFDLELKDVSDIFSGSSFKVFSDSLESGGVIKVFCVPSGTKKYSNSALKKGDIYSEALKSGAKGLPFLKVLDDGNLEGISALVSSMDPTTRENLLRRCSAGPSDLILFAVGHHASVNKTLDRLRVYVAHDLGLIDHDRHSILWITDFPMFEWNDPEQRLEALHHPFTAPNPEDMNDLASARALAYDMVYNGVEIGGGSLRIYKRDIQQKVLEIVGISMEQAEAKFGYLLEALDMGAPPHGGIAYGLDRLVMLLAGANSIRDVIAFPKTTTAQCALTRSPSEVDPQQLKDLSIKT
- the LOC108323158 gene encoding aspartate--tRNA ligase, chloroplastic/mitochondrial isoform X2, with the protein product MMWEKGSSFVVGLPFTESMVASHFLISETTVELFRLEFQVTTLPDEFPDAHSAINDLRLEYVVAIDGVVRSRPSESINKKMKTGSIEVAARRVQVLNSVNSKLPFLVTTADDAKDSLKEEIRLRYRCLDLRRQQMNFNILLRHKVVKLIRRYLEDVHGFVEIETPILSRSTPEGARDYLVPSRIQPGTFYALPQSPQLFKQMLMVAGFDKYYQVARCFRDEDLRADRQPEFTQLDMEMAFTPYEDMLKLNEELIRKVFFEIKGVELPNSFPRLTYAEAMSRYGSDRPDTRFDLELKDVSDIFSGSSFKVFSDSLESGGVIKVFCVPSGTKKYSNSALKKGDIYSEALKSGAKGLPFLKVLDDGNLEGISALVSSMDPTTRENLLRRCSAGPSDLILFAVGHHASVNKTLDRLRVYVAHDLGLIDHDRHSILWITDFPMFEWNDPEQRLEALHHPFTAPNPEDMNDLASARALAYDMVYNGVEIGGGSLRIYKRDIQQKVLEIVGISMEQAEAKFGYLLEALDMGAPPHGGIAYGLDRLVMLLAGANSIRDVIAFPKTTTAQCALTRSPSEVDPQQLKDLSIKT